The Solanum pennellii chromosome 11, SPENNV200 genome contains a region encoding:
- the LOC107005048 gene encoding hydroxymethylglutaryl-CoA lyase, mitochondrial has translation MSSLEEPLNLERLPSLSNIDWVERFSSGACRPAGEDMAMGDSWSDGRNCSSSNSCVEDNDEYGRENFKWRRHGSRNVISSRRSKNLSKNYIVCGTVSRSQCSTDRQPKSYSNHRSTVRKTFKLFNGMPNHVKIVEVGARDGLQNEKKTVPTSVKVELIQKLVSCGLPVVEVTGFVSPKWVPQLSDAKDVMEAVKDLEGARLPVLTPNMKGFEAAVAAGAKEVAVFASASESFSKSNINCSIEESLVRYRAVTSAAKKLAIPIRGYVSCAIGCPVEGAISPSKVAYVAKELHDMGCFEISLGDTIGIATPGTVVPMLEAVMAVVPVEKLAVHFHDTYGQSLSNILVSLQMGISTVDSSVAGLGGCPYAKGASGNVATEDVVYMLNGLGIKTNVDLQKLLLAGEFISKHLDRPSGSKAAIALSGVTADASKM, from the exons ATGTCAAGCTTGGAAGAGCCTCTTAACCTCGAAAGGTTGCCAAGTTTGAGCAACATTGATTGGGTAGAGAGGTTCTCATCTGGTGCCTGCAGGCCTGCAGGAGAAGATATGGCAATGGGAGACTCCTGGTCTGATGGGAGAAATTGCAGCTCTTCCAACAGCTGTGT TGAAGATAATGACGAATATGGGAGAGAGAACTTTAAATGGAGAAGGCATGGATCACGCAACGTCATTTCAAGTCGAAGATCAAAGAATCTTAGCAAGAATTATATAGTATGTGGAACTGTGTCTCGTTCACAGTGTTCGACAGATCGTCAACCTAAATCTTACAGCAACCACAGAAGCACAGTGAGAAAAACGTTCAAG TTGTTCAATGGCATGCCAAATCATGTGAAGATAGTGGAAGTTGGTGCAAGGGATGGATtacaaaatgagaagaaaactGTTCCTACATCAGTGAAGGTTGAATTAATTCAAAAACTTGTCTCTTGTGGGCTACCTGTCGTTGAAGTGACGGGTTTTGTTTCTCCAAAATGGGTGCCTCAG CTGTCGGATGCCAAGGATGTAATGGAAGCAGTTAAGGATCTGGAAGGTGCCAGATTGCCTGTACTGACACCTAATATGAAA GGCTTTGAAGCAGCTGTTGCAGCTGGGGCGAAAGAAGTAGCAGTCTTTGCATCAGCTTCAGAGTCTTTCTCAAAGTCAAACATTAATTGCAGCATTGAGGAGAGCCTTGTCCGATATCGAGCTGTTACATCTGCTGCCAAAAAGCTGGCAATACCAATTCGCGG ATATGTATCCTGCGCTATTGGATGCCCAGTCGAAGGAGCGATTTCACCTTCAAAAGTGGCATATGTAGCAAAGGAACTTCATGACATGGGATGTTTTGAAATTTCCCTTGGAGACACAATAGGAATCGCTACTCCAG GAACTGTTGTTCCTATGCTTGAAGCTGTGATGGCTGTGGTTCCTGTTGAAAAACTTGCTGTGCATTTTCATGATACCTATGGACAGtctctttcaaatattttggtTTCCCTCCAA ATGGGTATTAGCACAGTTGACTCCTCAGTTGCTGGTCTAGGAGGCTGTCCATATGCCAAAGGAGCTTCTGGCAATGTTGCAACAGAAGATGTTGTCTACATGCTCAATGGTCTAGGCATTAAAACCAATGTCGATCTACAGAAACTCCTGCTAGCCGGGGAGTTCATCAGCAAGCATTTGGACCGCCCATCCGGATCCAAAGCAGCCATTGCTTTGAGTGGAGTAACAGCAGATGCATCCAAGATGTAG